A stretch of DNA from Thermanaerosceptrum fracticalcis:
CTGTCATCGTTTCGTAAAGTTTTATGTCCAGATTGTCAATTTTTCTGATGTTGTGCACTCCGAAGCTGCCTAAAGCTAAGGCAATAAAGGCAACGACTAAAAAACCGCCGATGAGCTTGGTGCGTATTTTTAAGTTGTTATACCAATTCACTGGAATGCCTACTTATTTCTTAAAATTCTTAGCTTTTAAAACTGTCATCAAATGTTCAATACATCCCCTTTCCTTAATAAACGCCAGAAATATTTCAACCGCATCAGGATCAAACTGCGTCCCCGCATTTCTTTTTATCTCAGCAATTGCCTCTTTCCTGCTCATGGCTTTGCGGTACGTACGGTCGCTGGTCATGGCGTCATAAGTGTCCGCCACAGCCAAAATGCGGCAGAGTAAAGGTATTTCTTCTCCTTTTAATCCCCGGGGATATCCCTGTCCGTCCCAGCGCTCATGGTGGCACAGGATGTAGTCGGCAATAGAAGCCAGCTCCGGGGTATTTTGAGCAATGCGGTAACCGATTTCGGGATGTTTTTTTATCTCCTCCCATTCTGCGGAAGTCAAAGGTCCGGGCTTTTGTAAGACACTTTCTTTAATACCCACTTTGCCGATGTCATGCAGTACTGCCAGCAGAGCCAATTCATCCAGTTCTTTGACGGAAAGCTTCATTCTTCTTCCTATCATCAGGCAATAATTTTTCAGGCGTTCGGCATGTTCCTTCGTTTCTGTGCTTTTGGCATACAGGGTGGCAAGGAGGGTATTGATAATGGCGCTACGGTAACTTTTGCCCTCCATTAATTTTCTGCGGTACATCCATTCCTCGGCTTCTTTGATAGTTTGCCTAAGGATTTCTGATTCTTTTGTCCTCACTGCATAACCCATGGCTATGCTCAATTGCACCTTTCCGCCGCTTACTTGCAAACACCTGTTTTTGATCCTCTTCATGATTTCTTCTGCAGTTTTGGCCGTAGTCCGGGGCAGCAGGATGAGGAATTCGTCCCCGCCCCAGCGGGCGATGATGTCTTCTTTGCGGCAGCTTTCCTTTATGATCTCTGCCGCTTTTTTCAAAAGCTTGTCCCCCTCTTCGTGGCCGAAGACATCGTTAGCCAGTTTCAGCCCGTTGACATCCCCTATGATTACCGCCAGGGGCAGTTCCCGGGACATATCCAGCCGCTTGACTTCTTCTTCTATGAACCTGCGGTTGTAAAGGCCGGTCAGTGGGTCATGGTAGCTCAGGTAGAGGATTTTTTCCTGCTTTTCTTTTTCCTGGGTAACATCGCGGAAAACCATGACTACACCGAAAGTTTGACCTTTCTCGTCTTTGATGGGAGCTGCACTGGCAGCGATAGGGATCTGGCGACCTTCTTTATTGATCAGTGCTGTATGGTTAGCCAAGCCGATAGTTTTTCCCGTCCGTAGCACTTTAGCTACCGGTTCTTCAACCTCTTGGCCGGTATTTTTACTGATCAGCTTGAACACCTCTGCAAAGGGCCTGCCTTTTGCTGCTTCTTCACTCCAGCCCGTTATTTCTTCCGCTGCCCTGTTAAGGGCCGTTATCCTGCCTGCCTGGTCGGTGGTGACCACGCCGTCGCCGATGGAAAGGAGGGTGGTACGCAGCAGTTCTTTTTCCCGGTGCAGTTCTCCTTTATACTTCTCCCGGTCAGTAACATCAAAGATAATGGAAAAAAGCAATTTCCTTCCGCTATGAGTTACAGGGCAGAAATAAACGTCAACCAGCCTGATTTCCCCGCTCTTCAAGCGGTGAGGAAAAACAAAATACCTCTCTTTTCCCCGGAGGGCCAGAAGCCGCAGTCTTTCTACCTCTTCCTTGGGCAGCATGTTGATGTCCTGGATATGCATG
This window harbors:
- a CDS encoding MCP four helix bundle domain-containing protein; protein product: MNWYNNLKIRTKLIGGFLVVAFIALALGSFGVHNIRKIDNLDIKLYETMTVPLGEMAIIVESYQRMRGNVKDILLTDDPLPWWRKR
- a CDS encoding PAS domain S-box protein — translated: MEEKFMQEILRQAPFGYAYHKILLNDRGEAKDYIFLDINPAFEEMTGLRREAILGKRVTEVLPGIRSSGFDWVDFYGKVALTGERQDFTQYTEPLGRWYKITAFAPLKGYFTTIFQDITLEMERIQTLEMQKQKIRELATELETVFQGTQDAMFLVRVENGEFRYIRNNAAHQTLTGFSLEELHDKTPVELAGKEIGENIEVNYRRCVEAGTAIIYEETLELPAGERVWLTSLTPVFENGKAKYLVGASKDITLQKKAEKEREELLRRLQTMFNEHTAVMLLIEPITGKIVEANPAACAFYGYTREELISMHIQDINMLPKEEVERLRLLALRGKERYFVFPHRLKSGEIRLVDVYFCPVTHSGRKLLFSIIFDVTDREKYKGELHREKELLRTTLLSIGDGVVTTDQAGRITALNRAAEEITGWSEEAAKGRPFAEVFKLISKNTGQEVEEPVAKVLRTGKTIGLANHTALINKEGRQIPIAASAAPIKDEKGQTFGVVMVFRDVTQEKEKQEKILYLSYHDPLTGLYNRRFIEEEVKRLDMSRELPLAVIIGDVNGLKLANDVFGHEEGDKLLKKAAEIIKESCRKEDIIARWGGDEFLILLPRTTAKTAEEIMKRIKNRCLQVSGGKVQLSIAMGYAVRTKESEILRQTIKEAEEWMYRRKLMEGKSYRSAIINTLLATLYAKSTETKEHAERLKNYCLMIGRRMKLSVKELDELALLAVLHDIGKVGIKESVLQKPGPLTSAEWEEIKKHPEIGYRIAQNTPELASIADYILCHHERWDGQGYPRGLKGEEIPLLCRILAVADTYDAMTSDRTYRKAMSRKEAIAEIKRNAGTQFDPDAVEIFLAFIKERGCIEHLMTVLKAKNFKK